The following proteins are co-located in the Brevibacillus laterosporus DSM 25 genome:
- a CDS encoding dienelactone hydrolase family protein — protein MYFLRSGEKRLLVILPEIYGLNQHMLDVCQQYATQSWDVLCPSWYKETTSFPQKEEDRAYQYFMSIGFERASEQVVEVLRLQRPLYQHIVVMGFSVGATVAWLLTEYVGLCDGIVGFYGSRIRQYTNITPKVPVLLVYGQSEPAFDLSVLLQTLSKSSQVILKQYPALHGFSNPYSNHYQPNAVRIANEDVHKFLCNVTK, from the coding sequence ATGTACTTCTTACGTAGCGGCGAAAAAAGATTGCTTGTAATTCTACCTGAGATATATGGACTTAATCAGCACATGCTGGATGTCTGCCAACAGTATGCCACTCAATCGTGGGATGTACTCTGCCCTTCATGGTACAAAGAAACAACTTCTTTTCCACAAAAGGAAGAAGATCGGGCTTACCAATATTTTATGTCTATTGGTTTTGAAAGAGCCTCTGAACAAGTAGTTGAAGTACTACGATTACAACGTCCTTTATACCAACACATCGTTGTGATGGGTTTCAGCGTTGGCGCAACAGTCGCTTGGTTACTAACGGAGTACGTCGGATTATGTGATGGGATCGTTGGTTTTTATGGTTCGCGTATCCGACAATATACAAACATCACTCCGAAAGTCCCTGTCCTTCTCGTTTACGGGCAGTCTGAACCTGCATTCGATCTCTCTGTTTTATTGCAAACACTATCCAAAAGCTCACAAGTTATCTTAAAACAGTATCCAGCTCTTCATGGTTTTAGTAACCCATATTCCAATCACTATCAGCCAAATGCTGTCAGGATAGCAAATGAGGATGTACACAAATTTTTGTGTAACGTAACGAAGTAA
- a CDS encoding D-alanine--D-alanine ligase: MKNKIRLGIIYGGKTSEHEVSLSTALSIMKAVDQNKYEVQPIYVQMDGTWLKGGPIAGQVLENVNALRLGGGISLGHHDNNQEEQAKITHVGNQSLVGNPANVMSIHQEVDVIFPVIHGPNGEDGTVQGLLELAGIPYVGTGVMASAVGMDKLMMKNVFAQAGLDQVDYMGFLRSQIERDVDSVMNQIEQKLGYPCFVKPANMGSSVGITKAKDREDLRGALELACKFDRRIIIEEFIKAREVEIGVLGNEELRTSVIGEVIAAKEFYDYEAKYKGGGTDLKIPADLPQQVADRIAEMAKTAFQALDGSGLSRVDFFYDEENDRVVINEVNTMPGFTPFSMYPMLFAEAGIPYAELIDRLVQLGLERYEEKQRNIVAAEELE; this comes from the coding sequence ATGAAAAACAAAATCCGATTGGGTATTATTTACGGAGGAAAGACATCTGAGCATGAGGTATCGCTCTCGACGGCCCTTTCTATTATGAAGGCAGTAGATCAAAATAAATATGAAGTACAACCAATTTATGTACAAATGGATGGCACCTGGTTAAAAGGAGGACCTATCGCTGGTCAAGTACTCGAAAATGTAAATGCATTGCGTTTAGGTGGGGGGATTTCTCTTGGTCATCATGACAATAATCAAGAGGAGCAAGCGAAAATAACTCATGTGGGTAACCAATCATTGGTCGGTAATCCAGCTAATGTGATGTCTATTCATCAGGAGGTAGATGTTATTTTTCCAGTGATTCATGGACCAAATGGTGAGGACGGCACTGTACAAGGTTTATTGGAATTAGCAGGTATTCCTTATGTTGGTACAGGAGTTATGGCATCTGCAGTGGGAATGGATAAATTAATGATGAAAAATGTTTTTGCTCAAGCAGGTCTTGATCAAGTTGATTACATGGGCTTTTTACGTTCTCAAATCGAGCGTGATGTAGATAGCGTTATGAATCAGATTGAACAAAAACTGGGATATCCTTGTTTTGTAAAGCCAGCCAACATGGGTTCAAGCGTAGGGATTACTAAAGCGAAAGACCGCGAAGATTTGCGTGGAGCTTTGGAACTTGCTTGCAAATTTGACCGTCGTATTATTATTGAAGAGTTCATTAAAGCTCGTGAGGTAGAAATTGGCGTATTGGGAAATGAAGAATTGCGTACCTCCGTTATTGGCGAAGTTATTGCAGCAAAAGAATTTTATGATTATGAAGCGAAATATAAAGGTGGAGGTACTGATCTCAAAATCCCTGCTGATTTACCACAGCAAGTAGCGGATCGTATTGCTGAGATGGCGAAGACGGCATTTCAGGCTTTGGATGGTTCTGGTCTATCCCGTGTTGATTTCTTCTATGATGAGGAAAATGACCGTGTGGTGATTAATGAGGTTAATACGATGCCAGGCTTTACACCATTTAGCATGTATCCTATGTTATTTGCAGAAGCAGGGATTCCGTATGCCGAACTAATTGATCGACTTGTCCAACTTGGACTAGAACGTTACGAAGAAAAACAAAGAAATATTGTGGCAGCAGAAGAGTTAGAATAA
- a CDS encoding IS3 family transposase gives MRQYNLRDVTRYLCKLACVSASGYYRWLRAEKIRQLREDADEHDIKLIKKHFDALHGKAGALVIKMRLERESGVIMNHKKIRRLMRKYKLVATIRQANPYRKLAKATQEYQTCPNLLQRQFDQGEPEKVLLTDITYMYYGNGQCAYLSVVKDGATKQILAHYLSSSLKLPLVRITLKRLFQRLDGNIHPEAILHSDQGLHYTHFKTRRLIKKAGFRQSMSRKGNCWDNASMETFFGHMKDDLEYKTCQTIQEWRDRVDSYIDYYNSERYQWSLKKMTPDEFRSHLLAA, from the coding sequence ATACGTCAGTACAATTTGCGTGATGTAACACGATATCTTTGTAAACTTGCATGTGTTAGTGCGAGTGGCTACTACCGTTGGCTTCGTGCGGAGAAAATTCGACAGCTACGAGAGGATGCGGACGAGCATGACATTAAACTTATCAAGAAGCACTTTGACGCTCTTCATGGTAAAGCAGGAGCATTAGTTATTAAGATGCGACTTGAGCGTGAAAGTGGAGTGATCATGAATCATAAAAAGATTCGTCGATTGATGCGAAAGTATAAACTTGTTGCTACCATTCGCCAAGCCAATCCCTATAGAAAATTAGCTAAGGCAACACAAGAGTACCAAACATGTCCCAACCTGTTGCAACGTCAGTTTGATCAGGGAGAACCTGAAAAAGTGCTGCTCACCGATATTACGTATATGTATTACGGTAATGGTCAATGTGCCTACCTGTCGGTAGTCAAGGATGGGGCAACAAAACAGATTTTAGCTCACTATCTTTCTTCATCTTTAAAGCTTCCATTGGTGAGGATTACTTTGAAACGACTGTTCCAACGTCTAGATGGCAACATTCACCCCGAAGCCATTCTACACTCAGACCAAGGTTTGCATTATACCCACTTTAAAACCCGTCGCTTAATCAAGAAAGCAGGCTTTAGGCAGTCCATGTCCCGTAAGGGAAACTGTTGGGATAATGCTTCAATGGAAACCTTTTTTGGTCATATGAAAGACGATTTGGAATATAAGACATGTCAAACGATACAAGAGTGGAGGGATCGAGTAGACAGTTACATTGATTATTACAATTCTGAACGTTACCAGTGGTCATTAAAAAAGATGACCCCTGATGAATTCAGAAGTCATCTTTTAGCTGCCTAG
- a CDS encoding HTH domain-containing protein yields the protein MEKTRANSKVFTEQEMKHLEANPYVQHVTYKSITYAPAFKVAAVKAYQEGQTPMEIFCGAGFDIDVIGHDKPKTCLKRWRNVYQIHGEIGLLEEQRGKKSTGRPSTTELSVEEKLKRAEARIKFLEAENDFLKKLDALEKQKLQR from the coding sequence GTGGAAAAAACAAGAGCTAATTCAAAGGTTTTCACGGAACAAGAAATGAAACATCTTGAAGCTAACCCTTATGTTCAGCATGTAACGTACAAAAGTATTACTTATGCACCAGCATTTAAGGTAGCAGCTGTCAAAGCGTATCAAGAGGGGCAAACACCTATGGAAATTTTTTGTGGTGCTGGTTTTGACATAGACGTTATTGGTCATGACAAACCAAAAACATGCTTAAAACGTTGGCGTAATGTGTATCAAATTCATGGAGAGATCGGCCTTTTAGAAGAACAACGTGGAAAGAAAAGTACGGGTAGACCCTCGACAACGGAGTTGTCCGTAGAGGAAAAGCTTAAACGAGCTGAGGCACGTATCAAGTTTTTAGAGGCGGAGAACGACTTTTTAAAAAAGCTTGACGCGCTCGAAAAGCAGAAGTTGCAGAGGTAA